The Deltaproteobacteria bacterium genome window below encodes:
- a CDS encoding VWA domain-containing protein, translated as MKLSTAFVLSLVGMALSSVSVWALAPVGGGGPGAPGAAAVLGATTPPAGGGDPQSLASLLKGGTAEFSAGATLMMQGRLGHAVLAAGRENETYLFLDVTANAEASGSTPAPVNLAIVLDRSGSMQGQRMQNALAAASGMIRRLRDGDSVSVVGYNTSTQVVLPPTRIDSSNRELALASLRGIDAQGNTCVSCGLETAMDLLARGPEGAVQRILLLSDGEANTGVRDVDGFRRLGERARGMETAVSSIGVDVDYNEKVLFALSQASNGRHYFVENPAGLPRIFDDELRSLVTTGASNASVEIALAPGVTVEQVFDRAFEQRGDRVTVPFGSFSSGDEKTVLLRLRVPSGDVGARPVANVRMSYQDLALSKPGSCDGELVARLSRDAAEVSPLDPLVETRLARSETAAALALANEQFAAGDLASARDTLSKNRGRIRSRATEAASRAPAAAAPKVQSEFQQQFDAFDDAERGFGNAAANAPEPTAASETFDGKRQVRANADKLDDFGL; from the coding sequence GTGAAGCTCAGCACCGCATTCGTCCTGTCGCTCGTGGGTATGGCGCTGTCGAGCGTCTCGGTGTGGGCGCTGGCCCCGGTCGGCGGTGGTGGCCCGGGCGCGCCGGGGGCCGCGGCCGTGCTGGGCGCAACGACCCCGCCCGCCGGCGGCGGCGATCCGCAATCGCTCGCGAGCCTGCTCAAGGGTGGCACCGCGGAGTTCAGCGCCGGCGCAACGCTGATGATGCAGGGCCGCCTCGGGCACGCCGTGCTGGCGGCGGGTCGCGAGAACGAGACCTATCTGTTCCTCGACGTCACCGCCAACGCCGAGGCCTCGGGCTCAACGCCCGCGCCGGTGAACCTCGCGATCGTGCTCGATCGCTCGGGCTCGATGCAGGGCCAGCGCATGCAGAACGCGCTCGCGGCCGCCTCCGGCATGATCCGCCGGCTGCGCGACGGCGACAGTGTGAGCGTGGTCGGCTACAACACCTCGACGCAGGTGGTGCTGCCACCGACGCGGATCGACAGCAGCAACCGCGAGCTCGCGCTGGCGTCGCTGCGCGGCATCGATGCGCAGGGCAACACCTGCGTGTCGTGCGGGCTCGAGACCGCGATGGACCTGCTGGCGCGCGGCCCCGAGGGCGCGGTGCAGCGCATCTTGCTGCTGTCCGACGGCGAGGCCAACACCGGCGTGCGCGACGTCGACGGCTTCCGCCGGCTCGGTGAGCGCGCGCGCGGCATGGAGACCGCGGTGTCGTCGATCGGCGTCGACGTCGACTACAACGAGAAGGTCCTGTTCGCGCTGTCGCAGGCCAGCAACGGTCGACACTACTTCGTCGAGAATCCCGCCGGGCTGCCGCGCATCTTCGACGACGAGCTGCGCAGTCTCGTGACCACCGGCGCGAGCAACGCCTCGGTCGAGATCGCGCTGGCGCCGGGGGTCACCGTCGAGCAGGTCTTCGATCGCGCGTTCGAGCAGCGGGGCGACCGTGTGACGGTGCCGTTCGGCAGCTTCTCGTCGGGCGACGAGAAGACGGTGCTGCTGCGCCTGCGCGTGCCCAGTGGCGACGTGGGGGCGCGACCCGTCGCCAACGTCCGCATGAGCTACCAGGACCTGGCGCTGTCGAAGCCGGGCTCGTGCGACGGCGAGCTGGTCGCACGCCTCAGCCGCGACGCCGCCGAGGTGTCGCCGCTCGACCCGCTGGTCGAGACCCGGCTCGCGCGCTCCGAGACCGCCGCCGCGCTCGCGCTGGCCAATGAGCAGTTCGCCGCCGGCGACCTGGCCTCGGCCCGCGACACGTTGTCGAAGAACCGCGGCCGCATCCGCTCGCGCGCGACCGAGGCCGCGTCACGGGCACCGGCGGCCGCAGCACCCAAGGTGCAGTCGGAGTTCCAGCAGCAGTTCGATGCGTTCGACGACGCCGAGCGCGGCTTCGGCAACGCGGCTGCGAACGCGCCCGAGCCCACCGCGGCGTCGGAGACCTTCGACGGCAAGCGACAGGTCCGCGCCAACGCGGACAAGCTCGACGACTTCGGCCTGTAG
- a CDS encoding NAD(P)-binding domain-containing protein, translated as MSDADPTLWSSRDRLLAGRRRVAPRVQRDGDVTRMVGVGIGAAIAAVTAVLVVALGNEPAALRSPGPLALPHREAALACGACHGAPEQPMVAACVGCHGPHPSARRGHRGVVERGALPCQRCHRIHVDEGGVELDGDRVRRYGPGDERELVLSPTPPRLPPTRVPVIAVGVCDGCHDLDAPRDPIARCLLGGQAQLGAARPTACFDEHRSLEGITFGALGSARERLTAWELARRALVQEPVAPRRDTALAPWWWAAGLAFAAGLLTWALLRTLALRRLRAVARARVEVAPPERVRLPLVDASTCIGCSACVDACPYDVLELRDYVAQVVRAPDCCGLTLCEQRCPNGSLVVTDREAAADRIALDADLQSRDVPGLYLAGDLTGLPLIRNAINQGAHAMRACAAALARGGARDPSRLDVVVIGAGPAGLAAALEAMRHGLSLQVFEQGSVAESVRSFPRGKLVFDQPLSIPLIGDLWLKESSKEELLGHWLRIVRARAVPVAEHHRVTAVTPLQGGGFAVQTLHDGVAATVHTRRVVVAIGKRGTPRRLPVELPDAVLDRVHYGLADARSFIDQRVVVAGLGDVAMEAAIALAHQRGTTVTIVHRGEGMTRGKARNIAELQRLVASGRIALRLGQQITAVTPEAIGLAGAGAGTWLPWDRLLVLIGSLPPWDTLAAMGVRRVDPEAGPATGADPTPAPPLAHRTVVAAGPVPASGHRTMVFSGALRAEIRQDRSSDPGVPTPGSRTQESPP; from the coding sequence GTGAGCGACGCCGATCCGACGCTGTGGTCGAGCCGCGATCGCCTGCTCGCCGGTCGTCGGCGGGTCGCGCCCCGGGTGCAGCGCGACGGCGACGTGACGCGCATGGTCGGGGTCGGCATCGGCGCTGCGATTGCGGCGGTCACGGCCGTGCTGGTGGTCGCACTCGGCAACGAGCCGGCGGCGCTGCGCAGCCCCGGCCCGCTGGCGCTGCCGCACCGCGAGGCTGCACTCGCCTGCGGGGCGTGCCACGGTGCGCCCGAGCAACCGATGGTCGCGGCCTGCGTCGGCTGCCACGGGCCGCACCCGTCGGCCCGTCGTGGCCACCGCGGCGTCGTCGAGCGCGGTGCGTTGCCGTGTCAGCGCTGCCACCGGATCCACGTCGACGAGGGCGGCGTCGAGCTCGACGGCGATCGTGTGCGTCGCTATGGCCCCGGCGACGAGCGCGAGCTGGTGCTCTCGCCCACGCCACCGCGGCTACCACCCACGCGGGTTCCGGTGATCGCGGTCGGGGTCTGCGACGGGTGCCACGACCTCGACGCGCCGCGGGATCCCATCGCGCGCTGCCTGCTGGGCGGGCAGGCGCAGCTTGGTGCTGCGCGGCCGACCGCGTGCTTCGACGAGCATCGCAGCCTCGAGGGCATCACGTTCGGCGCGCTGGGATCGGCGCGCGAGCGGCTGACCGCGTGGGAGCTGGCCCGCCGCGCGCTCGTGCAGGAGCCGGTCGCGCCGCGCCGCGACACTGCGCTGGCGCCGTGGTGGTGGGCCGCCGGGCTCGCGTTCGCGGCCGGGCTGCTCACGTGGGCGCTGCTGCGGACGCTCGCGCTGCGACGGCTGCGCGCGGTCGCCCGCGCCCGCGTCGAGGTCGCGCCACCGGAGCGCGTGCGGCTGCCGCTGGTCGACGCATCGACCTGCATCGGTTGCTCGGCGTGCGTCGATGCCTGCCCCTACGACGTGCTCGAGCTGCGCGACTACGTGGCCCAGGTCGTGCGCGCGCCCGATTGCTGCGGGCTCACGCTGTGCGAGCAACGCTGCCCCAACGGTTCGCTGGTGGTGACCGACCGCGAGGCGGCCGCCGATCGCATCGCCCTCGATGCCGATCTGCAATCGCGCGATGTGCCGGGCCTGTACCTCGCCGGCGATCTGACCGGGCTGCCGCTCATCCGCAACGCGATCAATCAGGGCGCCCACGCCATGCGGGCCTGCGCGGCCGCGCTCGCCCGCGGTGGCGCGCGGGATCCGAGCCGGCTCGACGTGGTCGTGATCGGCGCTGGCCCGGCCGGGCTCGCGGCGGCGCTCGAGGCCATGCGGCACGGGCTCTCGCTGCAGGTGTTCGAGCAGGGCAGCGTGGCCGAGAGCGTGCGCTCGTTCCCCCGCGGCAAGCTGGTGTTCGACCAGCCGCTGTCGATCCCCCTCATCGGTGATCTGTGGCTGAAGGAGTCGAGCAAGGAGGAGTTGCTCGGCCACTGGCTGCGGATCGTCCGCGCACGCGCGGTGCCGGTCGCCGAACACCACCGCGTCACCGCGGTCACGCCGCTGCAGGGTGGGGGCTTCGCGGTGCAGACCCTGCACGACGGCGTGGCCGCGACCGTGCACACCCGCCGTGTGGTGGTCGCGATCGGCAAGCGTGGGACCCCGCGACGTCTGCCGGTCGAGCTGCCCGACGCGGTGCTCGATCGCGTGCACTATGGGCTCGCCGATGCGCGCAGCTTCATCGACCAACGCGTGGTCGTGGCGGGGCTGGGCGACGTCGCGATGGAGGCCGCGATCGCGCTGGCCCACCAGCGCGGCACCACCGTGACCATCGTGCACCGCGGCGAGGGCATGACCCGCGGCAAGGCCCGCAACATCGCCGAGCTGCAGCGGCTGGTCGCGAGCGGCCGCATCGCGCTGCGGCTCGGTCAGCAGATCACCGCCGTGACGCCGGAGGCGATCGGCCTCGCGGGCGCGGGCGCGGGCACGTGGCTGCCGTGGGACCGCCTGCTGGTCCTCATCGGTTCGTTGCCGCCCTGGGACACGCTGGCGGCGATGGGCGTGCGTCGGGTCGACCCCGAGGCCGGCCCGGCGACCGGGGCGGATCCGACCCCGGCCCCACCGCTGGCCCACCGAACCGTGGTCGCGGCCGGCCCGGTGCCGGCGTCCGGTCACCGCACGATGGTGTTTTCGGGGGCCCTGCGCGCCGAAATCCGCCAAGATCGAAGCTCCGACCCGGGCGTTCCCACGCCGGGTTCGCGCACCCAGGAGTCCCCGCCGTGA